In a single window of the Ancylobacter polymorphus genome:
- a CDS encoding 2-hydroxyacid dehydrogenase, with protein sequence MSGRPDLLQTGPMMGMIEAQLNEHFTVHRLDAPDAEAMLAEVGPRIRAVATGVGSTGGGARRVTEALMARLPALEIVANFGVGYDSVDAEAAGRRGVVVTNTPGVLDDEVADLTIGLLLATIRQIPQAERHLREGKWPAGGFPLTATLRDRTLGIVGMGRIGRAIARRLEGFGRPIAYHSRRPVADVPYTHYPELVALARDVDALIVIVPGGAETDRMINAEVLAALGPKGVLINVARGSVVDEPALVRALEDGTIAAAGLDVFANEPHVPEALIGRDNVVLLPHVASATHVTRNAMGQLVVDNLLAWAAGKPVLTPVPETPVKPVG encoded by the coding sequence ATGTCCGGCCGCCCCGACCTTCTCCAGACCGGCCCGATGATGGGCATGATCGAGGCGCAGCTGAACGAGCACTTTACCGTTCACCGGCTCGACGCGCCGGACGCCGAGGCGATGCTGGCGGAAGTCGGCCCGCGCATCCGTGCGGTGGCCACCGGGGTCGGTTCCACCGGCGGCGGTGCCCGCCGGGTGACCGAGGCGCTGATGGCCCGTTTGCCGGCGCTGGAAATCGTTGCCAATTTCGGCGTCGGCTATGATTCCGTCGATGCCGAGGCGGCCGGCCGGCGCGGCGTGGTGGTCACCAACACGCCCGGCGTGCTCGACGACGAGGTGGCCGACCTCACCATCGGCCTGCTGCTCGCCACCATCCGCCAGATTCCCCAGGCCGAACGGCATCTGCGCGAGGGCAAGTGGCCCGCCGGCGGCTTCCCGCTCACCGCCACCCTGCGCGACCGCACGCTCGGCATTGTCGGCATGGGCCGCATCGGCCGCGCCATCGCCCGCCGGCTGGAAGGCTTCGGCCGGCCCATCGCCTATCACAGCCGCCGTCCTGTCGCGGATGTGCCCTACACCCATTATCCCGAGCTCGTCGCGCTGGCGCGGGATGTCGACGCGCTCATCGTCATCGTGCCGGGTGGCGCCGAGACCGACCGCATGATCAATGCCGAGGTGCTGGCGGCGCTCGGCCCGAAGGGCGTGCTGATCAATGTCGCGCGCGGCTCGGTGGTCGACGAGCCGGCGCTGGTGAGGGCCTTGGAAGACGGCACCATCGCCGCCGCCGGGCTCGACGTGTTCGCCAACGAGCCGCATGTCCCGGAAGCGCTGATCGGCAGGGACAATGTCGTGCTGCTGCCGCATGTCGCCTCCGCCACCCATGTCACCCGCAACGCCATGGGCCAGCTTGTGGTCGACAACCTCCTCGCCTGGGCGGCGGGCAAGCCGGTGCTGACTCCGGTGCCGGAGACGCCCGTGAAGCCGGTCGGCTGA
- a CDS encoding MarR family winged helix-turn-helix transcriptional regulator, producing MKDGFDKKIGQRLHHVARLQRALAARRLQDIGLFPGQETVLKLLCESDGRTMSELAAALKVRPPTASKTVGRLSAQGLLVRRASEGDARLVRVHLTEEGRHRAEAIDAISDSIEDTMIAGLDGKDRKRFRKMLRKIDRNLSAQLGATTTEADEDAEDAAEEETA from the coding sequence GCATCACGTCGCGCGGCTTCAGCGTGCTCTGGCGGCACGGCGTCTTCAGGATATCGGGCTGTTTCCCGGTCAGGAAACGGTGCTCAAGCTGCTCTGCGAAAGCGATGGCCGCACCATGAGCGAGCTCGCCGCCGCGCTGAAGGTGCGCCCGCCGACCGCGTCGAAGACGGTCGGCCGCCTCTCCGCGCAAGGTCTGCTGGTGCGCCGCGCTTCCGAGGGCGATGCCCGGCTGGTGCGGGTGCATCTCACCGAGGAAGGCCGCCACCGCGCCGAGGCGATCGACGCCATTTCCGACTCCATCGAAGACACGATGATCGCCGGCCTCGACGGCAAGGACCGCAAGCGTTTCCGCAAGATGCTGCGCAAGATCGACCGCAACCTCTCCGCCCAGCTCGGCGCCACGACGACCGAGGCGGACGAGGACGCCGAGGACGCGGCCGAGGAAGAGACCGCCTGA